Proteins from one Desulfonema limicola genomic window:
- a CDS encoding hybrid sensor histidine kinase/response regulator → MSRAKIMIVEDEFIIAMHMKVLLKKMGYEVTAMLTTGEEALEQVIKGQNCLDLPDIILIDISLDGKMDGIQTALEIKKNTSIPIIFSTAYTDDEILTRAKLAEPSGYLIKPVDSRQMTITIDMALHKAKMELELKKSEERFRQMAEASPFPIYIMDKNSRLIYANKKFPEVFGYKPEELPDRETWLEKFYPDPEYREEVRKTWLKDIQKAKKNQSEQREFDIRCKDGTVRSILFRLVNMDQDSCMVICEDITYRKQSREEFLKARKLEAVGILAGGIAHDFNNLLSVIMGNINLAQMQAEPGTSFARWLDEAEKAAIRAKNLTQKFTIFSSGGKPVKKVTSLKNIIENAMALAISGSNVICKYDISPDTWKVEIDSEQMNQVINNITLNAVYAMPKGGTIHVSSENIEFSEQNSGNWLSIPDGQYVKISICDQGTGISRKNLHAIFDPYFTTKKKDSRKGMGFGLPISHSIIKKHGGYIHVDSELGKGTIVYIYLPASKAEIPSPVPRQTGPSLTNKRILVMDDEEMIRDIVSQMVEYLGYSIVSSAEGRQAVDIYKQAIESGTPFDAVILDLTIPGGLGGKETLKKLLDLDPDVRAIVSSGYSSNEVIANFKQEGFKGRITKPYQIKELENVLKEVLSAE, encoded by the coding sequence ATGTCCAGGGCAAAAATAATGATTGTTGAAGATGAATTTATCATTGCCATGCATATGAAGGTGCTTTTAAAAAAAATGGGATATGAAGTTACAGCTATGCTTACAACAGGGGAAGAAGCCCTGGAACAGGTTATTAAAGGACAAAATTGTCTGGATCTGCCTGATATAATCCTTATAGATATTTCTCTTGACGGTAAAATGGATGGAATCCAGACAGCATTAGAAATAAAGAAAAACACCAGTATTCCAATTATATTCAGCACAGCTTATACAGATGATGAAATTTTAACCAGGGCCAAACTTGCAGAGCCTTCAGGGTATCTTATTAAACCTGTTGATTCCAGGCAGATGACAATAACAATTGATATGGCTCTTCATAAAGCCAAGATGGAACTTGAGTTAAAAAAAAGCGAAGAACGTTTCAGGCAGATGGCAGAGGCATCCCCGTTTCCTATTTATATTATGGATAAAAACAGCCGCCTGATTTATGCAAACAAGAAGTTTCCAGAGGTATTTGGATATAAGCCTGAAGAACTGCCTGACCGTGAAACCTGGCTGGAAAAATTTTATCCTGACCCTGAATATCGGGAAGAGGTTCGAAAAACCTGGCTGAAAGATATTCAAAAAGCAAAAAAAAATCAGTCTGAACAAAGGGAATTTGATATCAGGTGTAAAGACGGTACTGTCCGCAGTATCTTGTTCCGGCTTGTAAATATGGATCAAGACAGCTGCATGGTTATTTGTGAAGATATAACATACCGAAAGCAGAGCCGTGAAGAATTTTTAAAAGCCAGAAAACTTGAAGCAGTAGGAATTCTTGCAGGCGGTATTGCCCATGATTTTAATAATCTATTATCTGTTATCATGGGCAATATCAACCTTGCCCAGATGCAGGCAGAACCTGGTACTTCATTTGCGAGATGGCTGGATGAAGCTGAAAAAGCAGCTATCAGGGCAAAAAACCTGACCCAGAAATTTACCATATTTTCATCAGGAGGAAAACCGGTTAAAAAGGTAACATCTTTAAAAAACATAATAGAAAATGCTATGGCTCTGGCAATAAGCGGTTCAAATGTCATATGTAAATATGATATATCCCCGGATACCTGGAAAGTGGAAATTGATTCAGAACAAATGAACCAGGTTATTAACAATATTACATTAAATGCTGTTTATGCCATGCCAAAAGGAGGCACTATCCATGTAAGTTCTGAAAATATTGAATTTTCAGAACAAAACAGCGGCAACTGGCTGTCTATTCCTGATGGCCAATATGTTAAAATCTCAATATGCGATCAAGGAACCGGTATTTCCAGGAAAAATCTTCATGCAATATTCGACCCTTATTTTACTACCAAAAAAAAGGATTCCAGGAAAGGCATGGGGTTCGGGCTGCCGATTTCCCATTCAATTATTAAAAAACATGGAGGATATATCCATGTTGATTCAGAACTGGGCAAAGGAACAATTGTCTATATTTATCTTCCAGCATCAAAAGCTGAAATTCCCAGTCCTGTGCCCAGGCAAACAGGGCCTTCATTGACCAATAAACGAATACTGGTAATGGATGATGAGGAAATGATAAGAGATATTGTATCTCAAATGGTTGAATATCTTGGATATAGTATAGTTTCATCAGCTGAAGGCAGACAGGCGGTTGATATTTATAAACAGGCAATTGAATCAGGCACTCCCTTTGATGCTGTTATTCTTGACCTGACCATTCCAGGAGGGCTTGGGGGCAAGGAAACATTAAAAAAACTTTTGGATCTAGATCCGGATGTAAGGGCAATTGTATCCAGCGGATATTCCAGCAATGAGGTTATTGCAAACTTTAAACAAGAAGGTTTTAAAGGCCGGATTACCAAACCGTATCAGATAAAAGAACTGGAAAATGTTCTTAAAGAGGTACTTAGTGCAGAGTAA
- a CDS encoding histidine kinase dimerization/phosphoacceptor domain -containing protein: protein MIKQMDSLWELIKKKDVLGYEEIKILIHDLQVRLIDIERSKVLEKNSQKARIYEFQNKYSDLYQFVPVGYFIIDKKGFIKDANLSGTGILGSEKNFVIKTSLANYLFWKDRGKYQEHIKNLLKSSEPGICEVRLMRPDGSRSFVKLETIAVKDKKGSLKYFRTMICTERRREEDSVEKVLRIYRVINKVRPVLLSADNENDLVKNICRIIVDEGGYCMSRIDFIDPGSQKLQIAAQWGEKDNIPSKIKYLSENYCPSSAAVKTNSSYILRDILASPALGPWRLHAVFHGYAASIAIPLSANGKMTGSLCLYAREPDSFGAEESNLIEIFAENLSHGISLLREKNKRIKAEYDLQNYYNKLEEIVYERTLKLKQAIDEKEILLREIHHRVKNNMQVVSSLISIQEDQIADQDIKKMFRESQGRIMTMAMIHENLYLSDSIDQVELNQYFTGVASALLQTYGACEKITLETDIKDIFLNIDQAVPCGLIINELISNSLKYAFPGKKKGIIQITAFINDNQLIEISVSDNGIGIPDNIDLYKSRTLGFKLIKGLAENQLKGIVSMSAVKGTCCCICFSPKKDKKRI, encoded by the coding sequence TTGATAAAACAAATGGATTCTTTATGGGAATTAATCAAAAAAAAAGACGTGCTTGGTTATGAAGAAATTAAAATTCTGATTCATGATCTCCAGGTGCGCCTGATTGATATTGAGCGCAGCAAAGTACTTGAAAAAAATTCCCAAAAAGCGCGGATTTATGAATTTCAGAATAAATATTCTGATTTATATCAATTTGTGCCTGTTGGTTATTTTATTATTGATAAAAAGGGCTTTATTAAAGATGCAAACCTTTCAGGAACAGGCATATTAGGTTCTGAAAAGAATTTTGTAATCAAAACATCTCTTGCAAATTACCTTTTCTGGAAAGACAGGGGTAAATATCAGGAACATATAAAAAATCTTCTTAAATCGAGTGAACCCGGGATCTGTGAAGTCAGGCTCATGCGTCCTGATGGTTCCCGCAGTTTTGTAAAACTGGAAACTATTGCTGTTAAAGATAAAAAAGGATCCTTAAAATATTTTCGTACAATGATATGTACCGAGCGCCGAAGGGAGGAAGACTCTGTTGAAAAAGTACTTCGGATATACCGGGTTATCAATAAGGTACGTCCTGTTTTGCTCAGTGCAGATAATGAAAATGATCTGGTAAAAAATATATGCAGGATCATAGTTGATGAAGGCGGATACTGCATGTCCCGTATTGATTTTATAGACCCTGGCAGTCAAAAACTGCAGATTGCAGCCCAATGGGGTGAAAAAGACAATATACCATCTAAAATTAAATATTTATCAGAAAATTACTGTCCATCATCTGCTGCTGTCAAAACAAATTCAAGCTATATTTTACGGGATATTCTTGCATCACCTGCCCTTGGTCCCTGGCGGCTGCATGCTGTTTTTCACGGATATGCAGCATCTATTGCAATTCCTCTTTCAGCAAATGGAAAAATGACAGGCAGCTTGTGCCTGTATGCAAGAGAGCCGGATTCTTTTGGAGCTGAGGAGTCAAACCTGATTGAAATATTTGCCGAGAACCTTTCCCATGGAATCAGTCTTTTAAGGGAAAAAAACAAACGCATAAAAGCTGAATACGACCTGCAAAATTATTATAATAAACTTGAAGAGATTGTGTATGAGCGTACTTTGAAACTAAAACAGGCAATAGATGAAAAAGAAATATTATTACGTGAAATTCATCACCGAGTTAAAAATAATATGCAGGTAGTATCAAGTCTTATCAGTATCCAGGAAGACCAGATAGCTGATCAGGATATTAAAAAGATGTTTCGTGAAAGCCAGGGCAGGATTATGACAATGGCTATGATCCATGAAAATCTTTATCTTTCTGATTCCATTGACCAGGTTGAATTGAATCAATATTTTACAGGTGTAGCTTCTGCCTTACTGCAAACATACGGGGCATGTGAAAAAATTACTCTGGAAACAGATATAAAAGATATTTTCTTAAATATTGACCAGGCTGTTCCCTGCGGACTGATAATCAATGAGTTAATATCCAATTCCCTTAAATATGCTTTTCCTGGTAAAAAAAAGGGCATAATTCAGATAACAGCCTTTATTAATGACAACCAGCTTATTGAGATATCAGTCAGTGATAATGGAATAGGGATTCCAGATAATATTGATCTTTACAAAAGCAGGACACTTGGATTTAAACTGATTAAAGGACTTGCTGAAAACCAGCTTAAAGGCATTGTCAGCATGTCTGCTGTTAAAGGCACTTGTTGTTGTATCTGTTTTAGTCCCAAAAAAGATAAAAAAAGGATTTAA
- a CDS encoding UPF0182 family protein, with amino-acid sequence MRNWKRWLIFISTAILSLGVIYVIFNFVFLDFFVDLWWFRSLNFEAYYLSRLFYKYLVFIIVCLVFFLLFFINFWVASRYIGLSSKGYNPKDTEREKKYQKLLKMFQSGSLKIYTPLSLIMSIPIAIPFYEKWETALLYFFGSSSGIKDPAFGRDISYYFFSYPIYSFLQSKLLVIFLFLFFFLALLYFIENRLLNKDKQTLPKGPKIHLTFILFIIGLIQTWGFCLDRIALLYTDHHQPLFFGPGFIEMRLDLPMIFMAIIMFWAFFLSGIIYIYKRKGLIACLVCAAVLTVVISFRNPSFFSEAVQKYWVKPSEAEKERPFISNSIQAALDAYGINEVETRNYSIKPSSAFKVNYDLQSNLHNIPVWDRELLDDVYNQLQSIRSYYKFTNVDVDRYTVNGVYQQVYLGARELNLDDIPESAKNWNNLHLQYTHGHGVVITPASHGGDEPLTWFIRDIPERSDYGFTLTQPGIYYGPEDYEYVIVPNDQGEIDHNKEDVEVMVNYDGTGGIHLSSMLKKILFSVYFKDKNIFFTSETNSKSRILFRRNITKAINRITPFFILDDDPYIVVEDKGLYWIQDAYTISENYPNAQKYDKAKFGTNIKSDEFNYIRNSVKIVVNAYNGDISYYVADPKDPFICAYKRIYPGLLKDMDEMPSNLKKHVRYPKLLFTIQMNVYTKYHQTNPDVFYREEDTWKFAKANNRSMEPYYLTLNMINPQSHEFLTVLPMSPVGRDNLRALTIAGCDKDNYGKILVYNFPKGQQIYGPSQINALVHQDTEIAQELTLWDQAGSEVIFGRTIILPVENNILYIQPVYLRSASRLKIPELKRIIVSQGEVVVMEASLETALAKLEHQLKERSERIKNRLSGPQSNQETDKQ; translated from the coding sequence ATGCGGAATTGGAAGCGCTGGCTTATTTTCATAAGTACCGCCATTCTCAGTCTGGGTGTTATTTATGTAATATTTAATTTTGTTTTTCTTGATTTTTTTGTTGATCTCTGGTGGTTTAGATCACTTAATTTTGAAGCTTATTATCTTTCAAGGCTGTTTTACAAATACCTGGTTTTTATTATTGTATGCCTGGTATTTTTCCTGCTTTTTTTTATTAATTTCTGGGTTGCATCCCGATATATCGGCTTGTCTTCAAAAGGATATAATCCAAAAGATACGGAAAGAGAAAAAAAATATCAAAAGCTTCTCAAGATGTTTCAGAGCGGCTCTCTGAAAATTTATACGCCTCTTTCATTAATAATGTCTATTCCCATTGCCATACCTTTTTATGAAAAATGGGAAACAGCTCTTCTGTATTTTTTTGGCTCAAGTTCAGGAATAAAGGACCCTGCATTTGGCAGGGATATAAGTTATTATTTTTTTTCATATCCAATTTACAGTTTTTTGCAAAGCAAGCTCCTGGTAATCTTTCTGTTTCTTTTCTTTTTTCTTGCCCTGCTGTATTTTATTGAAAACCGTCTGCTTAACAAAGATAAACAGACCCTGCCAAAAGGACCCAAGATTCACCTGACCTTTATATTATTTATTATCGGTCTTATTCAAACATGGGGCTTTTGCCTGGACAGGATTGCCCTGTTATATACAGATCATCACCAGCCTTTATTCTTTGGGCCTGGTTTTATTGAGATGCGCCTTGATCTTCCCATGATATTTATGGCTATAATAATGTTTTGGGCATTTTTCCTGTCAGGTATAATTTATATTTACAAACGCAAAGGTTTGATTGCCTGCCTTGTTTGTGCTGCTGTTTTGACTGTTGTAATAAGTTTCAGAAATCCAAGTTTTTTTTCCGAAGCTGTTCAAAAATACTGGGTAAAACCCAGTGAAGCTGAAAAGGAAAGACCTTTTATCAGCAACAGCATACAGGCTGCTCTTGATGCATATGGAATTAATGAGGTTGAGACAAGAAATTATTCAATAAAACCAAGTTCTGCTTTTAAGGTAAACTATGACCTGCAGTCAAACCTGCATAATATTCCAGTATGGGACAGGGAACTGCTTGATGATGTATATAATCAGCTTCAAAGTATTCGTTCATACTATAAATTTACTAATGTAGATGTGGATAGATATACAGTAAATGGTGTTTACCAGCAGGTATATCTTGGAGCAAGGGAATTGAACCTGGATGATATTCCTGAATCTGCAAAAAACTGGAACAATTTACATCTGCAATATACCCACGGTCATGGTGTTGTCATAACCCCGGCTTCCCACGGGGGCGATGAACCTTTAACATGGTTTATCCGTGATATTCCTGAAAGATCAGATTATGGATTTACCCTCACCCAGCCTGGAATTTATTATGGGCCTGAAGACTATGAATATGTTATAGTTCCCAATGATCAGGGAGAAATAGATCATAATAAGGAAGATGTTGAGGTTATGGTAAATTATGATGGAACCGGGGGAATCCATCTGTCGTCCATGTTGAAAAAAATCCTGTTTTCCGTATATTTTAAAGATAAGAATATATTCTTTACTTCTGAAACCAATTCAAAAAGCCGTATTTTATTCAGGCGAAATATAACTAAAGCTATTAACAGGATCACTCCTTTTTTTATTCTGGATGATGACCCCTATATTGTGGTTGAAGATAAGGGGCTGTACTGGATACAGGATGCATATACTATTTCTGAAAACTATCCTAATGCTCAAAAATACGATAAAGCAAAATTCGGCACTAATATCAAGAGTGATGAATTTAATTATATCAGGAATTCAGTTAAGATTGTTGTTAATGCTTATAACGGTGATATTAGCTACTATGTTGCTGATCCAAAGGATCCTTTTATTTGCGCATATAAACGCATTTATCCAGGATTGTTAAAAGATATGGATGAAATGCCTTCAAATTTAAAAAAACATGTACGGTATCCTAAACTGCTTTTCACTATTCAAATGAATGTATATACAAAATATCATCAAACAAATCCTGATGTATTTTACAGGGAAGAAGATACCTGGAAATTTGCAAAAGCGAACAATCGTTCAATGGAACCCTATTATCTTACATTAAATATGATTAATCCTCAGTCCCATGAATTTCTGACAGTTCTTCCCATGAGTCCAGTGGGAAGGGATAATCTCCGCGCTCTTACAATAGCAGGATGTGATAAAGACAATTATGGAAAAATCCTGGTTTACAATTTTCCAAAAGGACAGCAGATTTACGGACCTTCACAAATAAATGCCCTGGTTCACCAGGACACGGAAATTGCACAGGAATTAACCTTGTGGGATCAGGCAGGTTCAGAGGTGATATTCGGGCGTACCATTATCCTGCCTGTTGAAAATAATATTTTATATATCCAGCCTGTTTATCTCAGATCAGCTTCAAGACTGAAAATCCCTGAATTAAAAAGAATTATTGTAAGCCAGGGTGAAGTAGTGGTTATGGAAGCGTCCCTGGAAACAGCTCTCGCAAAACTGGAACATCAGTTAAAAGAACGTTCCGAACGGATTAAAAATCGTCTTTCAGGTCCTCAGTCAAATCAGGAGACTGATAAGCAGTAA
- a CDS encoding CooT family nickel-binding protein has translation MCDINVYVSSNGKEEIVLENVEQVKSKNHEISLINIFGEQRTFKADFIYYSNSEKKMVFELL, from the coding sequence ATGTGTGATATTAATGTTTATGTATCCAGTAATGGAAAAGAGGAAATTGTGCTTGAAAATGTGGAGCAGGTTAAAAGTAAAAATCATGAAATCAGCCTGATAAATATTTTTGGAGAACAAAGAACCTTTAAAGCGGATTTTATATATTACAGCAATAGTGAAAAAAAAATGGTGTTTGAGCTTTTGTAA
- a CDS encoding aminotransferase class V-fold PLP-dependent enzyme → MFWKKIQDAYPVNKYLIWLNNCGTTPAGTHVVEAVSNFIQGYSQKGLLTETAGFHKVKQGIKAILCRLMNCSENELCLIHNTSEGMNYISHGFDLKAGDEIILLENEYPSNIYPWQHWEEKGVILKTAPVSENPEQFLEQLKKNITDKTRVISLSLVHWCTGMPLPIEETGLICREKNIEFVVDGAQGVGLIDVDVKKMNIGFMAFSAWKWLMGPLGLGVMYIAKNRLEKLKPIFKGTESVIKDEEYLPYKSELKPGADRFTISTPGFTDWVYFLESLEFLNNIGFKKVQDRIFYLADYLGQRLRQIGFEVYSDRFPGHKTGIVVCEKKEISCANLVLQLNNDKIICVERLGRIRFAPHVYISEHQIDSAVRSLSQACISHMYSKSVTRQGGYL, encoded by the coding sequence ATGTTCTGGAAAAAAATACAGGATGCCTATCCTGTAAATAAGTATTTAATATGGCTTAATAATTGTGGAACAACGCCTGCTGGAACTCATGTTGTTGAGGCTGTTTCCAATTTTATACAAGGATATTCCCAAAAAGGTTTATTGACTGAAACTGCGGGCTTTCATAAGGTCAAACAGGGAATTAAAGCCATCTTGTGCCGGCTTATGAACTGCAGTGAAAATGAATTATGTCTGATACATAATACATCAGAAGGCATGAACTATATATCTCATGGTTTTGATTTAAAGGCAGGAGATGAAATTATACTCTTGGAAAATGAATATCCAAGCAATATTTATCCCTGGCAGCACTGGGAGGAAAAAGGGGTTATTTTAAAAACTGCTCCAGTAAGTGAAAATCCTGAACAATTTCTTGAACAATTAAAGAAAAATATTACAGATAAAACACGCGTCATATCCCTTTCTCTGGTTCACTGGTGTACAGGAATGCCCCTTCCCATTGAGGAAACGGGACTTATCTGCAGGGAAAAGAATATAGAATTTGTTGTGGACGGGGCACAGGGTGTCGGCCTGATTGATGTTGATGTTAAAAAAATGAATATTGGGTTTATGGCTTTTTCAGCCTGGAAATGGCTTATGGGTCCCCTTGGTCTTGGTGTAATGTATATTGCTAAAAACAGGCTTGAAAAACTGAAACCGATTTTTAAAGGCACTGAATCTGTAATAAAAGACGAGGAATATCTGCCTTATAAATCAGAGTTAAAACCTGGTGCAGATCGTTTTACAATCTCCACCCCTGGTTTTACAGACTGGGTTTATTTCCTGGAATCTCTTGAGTTTTTAAACAATATTGGATTTAAAAAGGTTCAAGACAGGATTTTTTATCTGGCAGATTATCTTGGACAGCGCCTGCGGCAGATTGGTTTTGAAGTGTATTCAGATAGATTTCCTGGTCATAAAACTGGAATTGTTGTATGTGAAAAAAAGGAAATATCCTGTGCAAATCTTGTTTTACAGCTTAATAATGATAAGATTATCTGTGTTGAGCGCCTGGGCAGGATACGTTTTGCACCGCATGTGTATATATCAGAACATCAGATTGATTCAGCAGTACGGTCTCTTTCACAGGCATGTATAAGTCATATGTACTCAAAATCGGTAACAAGACAAGGAGGTTATTTATGA
- a CDS encoding helicase-related protein: protein MRTLEDFRAGSIRVLVATDVAGRGIHIEGVSHVINYALPNDPENYVHRIGRTGRAGATGTSISFACEEDSFYIPAIEEFIGHELKCTQPEPEWLKIPRPPKRKPRPPANKTNYKKSKPRRNYKSGA from the coding sequence ATTCGCACCCTTGAAGATTTTAGAGCAGGCAGCATAAGGGTACTTGTTGCAACAGATGTTGCAGGAAGGGGAATTCATATTGAAGGTGTCAGCCATGTTATTAATTATGCCCTGCCCAATGATCCTGAAAACTATGTCCACCGCATAGGACGCACAGGCAGGGCAGGGGCTACGGGCACCTCAATAAGTTTTGCATGTGAAGAAGACTCTTTCTATATTCCAGCTATTGAAGAATTTATAGGCCACGAACTAAAATGTACACAGCCTGAACCAGAATGGCTTAAAATTCCGCGGCCCCCAAAAAGAAAGCCCAGGCCCCCTGCAAACAAAACAAACTATAAAAAATCTAAACCCCGAAGAAATTATAAGTCAGGGGCTTAA
- a CDS encoding DEAD/DEAH box helicase produces the protein MVLSFINNIRNKLKKLTKSEKKQHEDDSKETVLSSEKKEDQSYQKKKPFVPKKKKNLSKPVNKSAELIKAHDNWDISQFIVPAAEGKTRFHDLDLPGQILHAVADLGFQYCSPVQSEILPITLAGRDASGQAQTGTGKTAAFLITVFAHIIKNPLNKKPSPGTPRVLILAPTRELVIQIAEEARLLSKYFMSNVVTIVGGMDYQKQRKQLIGSIVDIIVATPGRLIDFSEHNDVNLGRVEILVIDEADRMLDMGFIPQVRRIVRAAPHINKRQTLFFSATITGEVERLASQWTKNPLVVEIEPKQVEVASVEQIVYLITTNEKFALLYNIITRQDLKRVIIFCNRRDETHRIADMLKQYDINCAVISGEIAQKKEFAPLKILEQAA, from the coding sequence ATGGTATTATCATTTATTAACAACATCAGAAACAAACTAAAAAAACTTACAAAATCGGAAAAAAAGCAGCATGAGGACGACAGTAAAGAAACTGTCTTGAGTTCTGAAAAAAAAGAAGATCAGTCATACCAGAAAAAAAAGCCCTTTGTCCCTAAAAAGAAAAAAAATTTATCAAAGCCTGTTAATAAATCTGCAGAATTAATCAAAGCTCATGATAACTGGGATATTTCACAATTTATTGTACCTGCTGCTGAAGGCAAAACAAGATTTCATGATCTTGACCTGCCTGGACAGATACTTCATGCCGTAGCTGACCTGGGCTTTCAATATTGTTCTCCGGTACAGTCAGAAATACTTCCCATTACCCTGGCAGGCAGAGATGCTTCAGGCCAGGCTCAGACAGGAACTGGAAAAACTGCAGCATTTTTAATTACTGTTTTTGCACATATTATTAAAAATCCTCTTAACAAAAAACCTTCTCCAGGAACTCCAAGGGTATTAATTCTTGCACCTACCCGTGAACTTGTTATCCAGATTGCCGAGGAAGCAAGGCTTTTGTCAAAATATTTCATGTCAAACGTTGTAACAATTGTGGGAGGAATGGATTATCAGAAACAGAGAAAGCAGCTTATTGGGAGTATAGTTGATATTATTGTGGCAACACCAGGCAGGCTTATTGATTTTTCTGAACACAATGATGTTAATCTTGGCAGGGTTGAGATTCTTGTTATAGATGAGGCAGACAGGATGCTGGATATGGGTTTTATCCCCCAGGTAAGACGCATCGTCAGGGCTGCGCCCCATATAAATAAAAGACAGACACTTTTTTTCAGTGCCACCATAACAGGAGAAGTTGAACGGCTGGCATCCCAATGGACTAAAAATCCCCTGGTTGTGGAAATAGAACCTAAACAGGTTGAAGTAGCTTCAGTAGAGCAGATTGTTTATTTAATAACAACAAATGAAAAATTTGCACTTCTTTATAATATAATTACCCGTCAGGATCTTAAAAGGGTAATAATATTCTGCAACAGGCGGGATGAAACCCACAGGATTGCCGACATGCTGAAACAATATGATATTAACTGCGCTGTTATTTCCGGTGAAATTGCCCAGAAAAAAGAATTCGCACCCTTGAAGATTTTAGAGCAGGCAGCATAA
- a CDS encoding alpha/beta hydrolase — protein MIDISKIDYSVLDSPRVSMHLFHPRSENIAVHGMDPERDIFITVDQGVNIGACFYTVNQSGPNILFFHGNGEIVGDYYDVGQMYNRMGINFLPVDYRGYGRSDGTPTVTSMMKDCHLIFEFTKNWLKQRNFTGPLIVMGRSLGSASALELAHNYKDEIDALIIESGFAFAVPLLRLLGVDSDAIGFEEKQGFRNIDKIVNFTNHVLIIHAEYDHIIPFTDGQALFDACQSKDKHLVKIKDANHNDIMYAGLSDYMTAIKNLAKSLLINQDRMTEREKSN, from the coding sequence TTGATTGATATTTCAAAAATTGACTATTCAGTTCTGGATAGCCCTCGGGTGTCTATGCATCTGTTTCATCCCAGGTCTGAAAATATTGCTGTTCACGGAATGGATCCGGAGCGTGATATTTTTATTACTGTGGATCAAGGGGTTAATATTGGAGCTTGTTTTTACACAGTAAACCAGTCTGGTCCCAATATTCTTTTTTTTCACGGTAATGGGGAGATTGTCGGGGATTATTATGATGTGGGGCAGATGTATAACAGGATGGGGATCAATTTTTTACCTGTTGATTACAGGGGATATGGCAGATCTGACGGAACCCCGACAGTAACATCCATGATGAAAGACTGCCATCTTATTTTTGAATTTACAAAAAACTGGTTAAAACAAAGAAATTTTACAGGGCCTTTAATTGTTATGGGCAGATCTTTAGGAAGTGCGTCTGCTCTTGAACTGGCTCATAATTATAAAGATGAGATTGATGCCTTGATTATTGAAAGCGGCTTTGCCTTTGCAGTTCCCTTGTTAAGGCTGCTTGGAGTTGATTCAGATGCCATAGGATTTGAAGAAAAGCAGGGATTTAGAAATATTGATAAAATTGTAAATTTTACAAACCATGTTCTTATAATCCATGCTGAATACGATCATATTATTCCGTTTACAGACGGCCAGGCTCTTTTTGATGCTTGTCAATCAAAAGATAAACACCTTGTTAAAATAAAAGATGCTAATCATAATGACATTATGTATGCAGGACTTTCGGATTATATGACAGCAATAAAAAATCTTGCAAAAAGTCTATTGATAAATCAAGACCGTATGACAGAAAGAGAGAAAAGCAATTAA
- a CDS encoding class I SAM-dependent methyltransferase — translation MTDYYHKNFQTYYQKTFCVDPSSFLIPLIKRLSQKAKILDLGCGSGRDLLWLKNHGFEPVGFEQSPGLAELARKLSGCRVIKGNFEEFDFSFFSFDALIMIGSLVHVSHKDFPDIFERITLSLCKKGYVLITLKKGNGIKKSNDGRSFYLWQDNDLEQIFYKKNFKIIDFFIQSSIVSPDDTWLGYVLQKKAA, via the coding sequence ATGACAGATTATTATCATAAAAATTTTCAAACATATTATCAAAAAACCTTTTGTGTTGATCCCTCGTCTTTTCTTATTCCATTAATAAAAAGGCTTTCTCAAAAAGCAAAAATACTGGATCTGGGCTGTGGTTCTGGAAGGGATCTGCTTTGGCTGAAAAATCATGGATTTGAGCCTGTCGGGTTTGAGCAGTCTCCAGGTCTGGCAGAACTTGCCCGAAAATTGTCTGGCTGCCGTGTCATTAAAGGAAATTTTGAAGAGTTTGATTTTTCCTTTTTTTCATTTGATGCCCTGATAATGATTGGTTCCCTGGTACATGTTTCACACAAGGATTTTCCAGATATTTTTGAACGCATTACCCTCTCTCTTTGTAAAAAAGGTTATGTTCTAATAACTTTAAAAAAGGGAAATGGGATAAAAAAAAGTAATGATGGAAGAAGTTTTTATCTTTGGCAAGACAATGATCTTGAACAGATTTTTTATAAAAAAAACTTTAAAATAATAGATTTTTTTATACAGTCTTCAATTGTCAGTCCTGATGATACCTGGCTGGGTTATGTTCTTCAAAAAAAAGCTGCCTGA